From a single Podarcis raffonei isolate rPodRaf1 chromosome 10, rPodRaf1.pri, whole genome shotgun sequence genomic region:
- the FGL2 gene encoding fibroleukin, with the protein MKLVYRILLQTALLLFTNGPAATDDSTDSAREEELIGACPIKLKSSGECDGEECPYRITLPPMTIQLPKQFRLIERTLKEVQNLKEVVNKMKKSCEDCKLQADENLEKDSNEFLPPGTDAPVDNSKIQDNRVKELQNKVSRLSASLKNAKNQIHSLQNQLEHMNLINMNNVESYVDSKVANLTFAVNNLDNKCSSNCPATQPQPVIQILQGDCSNYYAAGKLRNGLYRITPDPKHDSFDVYCEMESMGGGWTVFQMRQDGSTSFNRTWKEYKHGFGNRSREFWLGNDKIHLLTKSKEMQLRIELEDFNGVKEYAKYEQFYVTNEFLKYRLSIGSYSGTAGNALQFSKHYNHDQRFFTTPDRDNDRYPSGNCGAYYSSGWWFDACLAANLNGIYYHKKYKGVRNGIFWGTWPTASDNSLNGYRQPFKKVRMMMRPKVFVP; encoded by the exons ATGAAGCTCGTTTACAGGATTTTGCTCCAGACAGCTCTGCTGCTATTTACAAATGGCCCTGCAGCGACAGATGATAGCACAGACAGCGCCAGAGAAGAAGAACTGATTGGTGCTTGTCCAATAAAGCTCAAAAGCAGCGGGGAATGTGATGGAGAGGAATGCCCGTATCGGATAACCTTGCCTCCAATGACCATCCAGCTGCCCAAGCAGTTTCGGCTGATTGAGAGAACGCTCAAAGAAGTGCAGAACCTGAAGGAAGTTGTAAACAAGATGAAGAAGTCCTGTGAAGACTGCAAGCTGCAGGCAGATGAGAATCTAGAAAAAGACAGCAATGAATTCCTGCCACCTGGCACAGACGCGCCAGTCGACAACAGCAAAATACAAGATAACAGAGTAAAAGAATTGCAGAACAAGGTTTCCAGGCTGTCAGCCAGCCTGAAGAATGCAAAGAACCAAATCCATTCTTTGCAGAATCAGCTGGAGCACATGAACCTCATAAACATGAACAACGTGGAAAGCTATGTGGACAGCAAAGTAGCCAATTTGACATTTGCTGTGAACAATCTCGATAATAAATGCTCTTCAAACTGCCCAGCCACGCAACCACAACCAG TTATACAGATTCTGCAAGGAGACTGTTCCAATTATTACGCAGCAGGCAAACTGCGTAATGGACTCTACAGAATTACTCCTGATCCAAAGCATGACAGCTTTGATGTTTACTGTGAGATGGAATCTATGGGAGGCGGCTGGACAGTGTTCCAAATGCGTCAGGATGGCAGCACCAGCTTCAACAGAACATGGAAAGAATACAAGCATGGCTTTGGAAACCGGAGTAGAGAATTCTGGCTAGGGAATGACAAAATTCACCTTCTGACCAAAAGCAAGGAGATGCAGCTCAGGATCGAACTTGAGGATTTCAACGGAGTCAAAGAATATGCAAAATACGAACAATTTTATGTGACCAATGAATTTCTCAAATACCGCTTAAGTATTGGCAGCTACAGTGGTACAGCGGGGAACGCCCTGCAATTCTCCAAACATTACAACCATGACCAAAGGTTCTTCACTACCCCAGATAGAGACAACGACAGGTATCCATCAGGAAACTGTGGAGCGTACTATAGCTCTGGGTGGTGGTTTGACGCATGCTTGGCGGCTAATCTCAATGGCATATATTATCACAAAAAATACAAAGGTGTTCGCAATGGGATTTTCTGGGGCACCTGGCCTACAGCTTCGGATAATAGTCTAAATGGTTACAGACAACCTTTCAAAAAGGTCAGAATGATGATGAGACCCAAAGTCTTTGTGCCATGA